The DNA window CTTGGTAGACGGTCCCGAAGCTGCCTTGACTGATTGGCGCGAGTATCGCCAAGTCCCTGAAAGGCACCAGTTCCTGTGAATTCATGTTGAACACGAGTTGCCGGTGATCCTTGTACTCCTCGACCCGCACGCCAGTGTCGGCCTGAGTCAAGGGGCGGACCTCTCCCCCGACGCGGCTGTTCATTAGCTGTCCTTTATGCTCCAGAATCATGCGTTtcccgcagagagagactcgcAGCACATGCATCGAAATATGCGGATCTGCCCCTGAAGGGCCTTGCTCACGCAGATCCTTggtctgcgctgcgccgccatCCTGCACGACGGCTGGAGGGGCCGATCCTCGCGTGAGATGCGTGTAGAAAGTCACAGCTGCTGGCttggctgctgccgcagcaacGGCAACCGAGGGATGCAGACTGGCGCCCGGTTTCGCGTACACCTTTACGCCGACGGGCACGGAGGACGACTCTTCACCTGCTGCTGGCTTGGCTGCGGAGTGCGCTGCCGGAGCGTCACGCGTTGCCGTCGGACCGGCGGGGTTGCCCAGTGCAGCTCCGATGCATTTCCCTGACGAGAGCCGCGAAGACAGCCGCGAGTGAGATTCGGCGTCGGGATCCTCGCACGTCGTGGAGCGCGTGTGCAGAGCCGGAACCCTCCGACTAGACGCCTCGCCAGACGCCCCCCTTCCTGGCCCTTTCGCAGCATCGGTAGGCGCTGCGTTCTCCTTCTTCAGTGCAGAAAAAGCCCACTGAAACGGGAAGAGGAATTGCCGGTAGGCTccggaagaagcagcaggagCGCTCTGCGGGTCGGCCtcggacgcggaggaaccTGCGGCCTGCCCCGAACCCACACTAGGCGGTGGACTCGCGGGTTTCGGCACATGCACATGAATGCTACGGTACATTCCTGTCGCGGCAAGCCGAGCTGCAGCCTCCGTTCGAAGGACCCGCCGGCCTCCTGCCGACGGCGGTTGCAGGGCAGTCAAAGCCACGCCCATTCCTTGTTGCGAGGCTGCCTGTGGCGCGCTTCCTGCTGCGTTGGGGCCCGGTTGGAGGGGCGTCGAGGCAGACTGACTCGGGAGGTCCGCGGATGCGGGTGGACCCTGCGTGGGCTGCCTGAGGGAGCCCGGGACCTGAGCCGGCGAGAGCTCCACTGACGGGCGCGGCACGTCTTCCGGGCGGTCCTCAGCATCGAGAGGCGAGCCTTTCACGTATTGCACACAGAGCCCTTCCAGGCTGGGCGACACCAGGCGGGGCGGGTCCGCAGTGCTGCTTCCCCCGGCTTGTGGCAAAACGCACGGTGCGGCCCCTTGTGATGGGGCTCCCGACGCAGCCACTGGGTGGCGGTCTGACGAGACTGAGTAGACGAAGGGGCCAAGGCGCTCGGCACCGTTCCCCGGGATCACACCGCAGGACGAGTTGCCTCCTTCGCTCGAGGCGGATGAGGCGCCCTTGGGGCCGGATGCAACGCCTCCAGTCGGCGCTACCGGGAAAGGAGCTGGCGAGGCGTAGACGGGTTGGATGAAGTCGCCGCCGGAGCTCGGCCTGCTTCCACGGAGCTGCGAGACTTCCCTTCGGATGGCTTCATCGCTTTCCAGCGGCCGTGACACGAGTGAGAGGCCCGCTACGGCAGTGAACGACGTCGCCCGGGGTGGAGGCGAGATCGCAGGCGCGTTacccgcgccctcctctgcagcagtTGCCGAAGCCTTGAGTTTGGTTCCCTCCTGTGgcctcctgccgccgctgcatggCTGCATGGAACGATCAGAATGGCCCGCTGGCAGGTTGAGAGAAAACCCAGATCCGAGCTTCGGAGCAGAAGCTTGAGGGAATGGGCTCACATGAAGAACGCCAGCAGGGTTGGGAACGAATCGTGGGGACAAAAGAGTGTCGGCGACTTCACTGGCATCCTGCTGCGCTTTCGGCATGGGCGGGACGCGTGAAATGCCCCTGGACGTGAGCCATCCAGTggtctgcagcgcgagcccGCCGGCATCCGCGGGCGAAACACAAAGAGACTGCCCAGCTTGCGCTATTCTAACCACCTTCAGAGAAGGCAGCAATTTCCGGGGCGTCGCTGTATAGTTGACGTCGTCCGCAGTCTCCTGTTGGGGGTTCGAACCCCAACTGGGCCTTCCGGGCGCTGCTCGGGGCGTGTTCGCCGGCGGGAAAGCATGAGAAATAAGGCCTCCGGGCAAAACAAAAGGCGTCGAATACGGGACATTCTCGGATTTTTCTGCGAATAAATGCGCACTGGTCTCAGAAGGGCAGCCTGACGCTGACGCCATCTGCGCCGGACGACTTTGTCGGGGCGGGTCGGACCCCGTCCCAATGCAGTTTTTCACAAGCAGCCCGGGAGACTCCAGAGCACTCTTGAGGGACGCGTACCTGCGGTGGTCCGGCACCAGGACCGGTGACGCAGTTCCGTTCTCCATGTTGCCAAATTTCTGCCAGCGCCCACGGGAAACGCTGAAGCGAAAGTTATGAGCTCTCGCAGGCCTCACACGGCGCTGCCGATGCTTCCCACGGCGCCGACCTGTCACAGAGTGCGACCCCGGCGATACAGGGACTGCCGATTCCTTGCGCAGACGCTTGCAAATCCGAAAGCGACCGGCTGATGAAACGAGGTGTGCGACGCTTTGTCGGAACAAGGCACTAGGTGTATCCCTTCTGGAAACCGAGCGCCCCGCTAGACCCTCTGAAGCTGCATTCCAGGAGATCGGTCGTCGGGCGGGTGCAGACGAATACGCCACATACCCTGGGCAACGCTGCCTGCGAGATTATGACATGCGCACTCGAACGCATAACACGCAAACGAGAGGAACCTGCTCCAAGTAGTTACTTTGAACCGTCCCACGCCGTCACTCTCCACGTTTGACGCCTGTCGAACTAGACATCGATGGAGACTTGTCgaccgcgcagctgcagccacCTCGAGCCGGTGGCGGGCGCCCCGCTGTAGGAACGGCTGGGAATGTCAACTACGTCGAGTTCTGAAACACAAAGCGGCAACTCGCTGCCTTGTCTGCATTTCAGATCTTCGCCGTGGAACCAATATCCGGACAGAAAGGACGGGGGCACTGACCGTCTGGGGCTGCGTGGCACGCTAGCAGCCACACAGCCGGGTAGCACCACGCTAAAAAATTTCGTTGATGCCGAAACACGCCACACAGACGGGAATGCGCTTCACCAACGTCCCCCACAGAGATGCCGCTTGAAATGCGAGGCGGACGGTGCCAGAACAAGCAACGCAGAAGGGAACACGCTTCACCAACGTTCCCGCAGAAAAATCGCTTGAAATGCGGTGCGATTTCTTTGTGGAGGGAACGGAAACAGCCTCGTCAGGCTTTCGATCTTCACGACGCGGCAGTGGCGGCGCCGTGCAGGTGCTCACGCGCGTCTGGCACCGAAACACTCGTCCGCGCAGGTCGACGCCCACGAGCTGACAAAACCGACCAGACActctgcttctgcgtgtCATTTGCCGAAAGAAGTGACGCCATCGGAAGAAAGGTGTGTGCCCCTCTTGCCAAGCGGTTCTGGCTTTGCGGAAAGCGAAGACACACAGCAAAGACAAACAAAACTGCCTCGCCCCGAATCGCTTCTGTAAGATGACGCGCTGCGCCAAGCCGTGCAGGCTCAGcctgctggcggccgcgTTTGGCCTGGCATTCCCGTTCGTTGCTCGTCGCCCTGCCAAGACCAGCCACAAAAGATTTCCGGCCCTGAGAGGAGCTCTTGGATGAGAAATTACATGGCTTTGAAAGCTTTGAAAAAGGACTCCATCTCACTTTTTCAATCTTGTCTCCGAAGGTGCGTTCTGGCGAGCTTAGCTTCAAATGCTAGACGGCGGGGCCCAAGACGCACGGCGTCGACGCGTACCTGCCTGCTGCTGGGCATCTACGCGAAAGCAAGGAAGTGGCTTCTGCCGCTGATGTGACGACAGGAGTGAGATGAACACCCGAAGCTCCGCGCAGACACGAATCGTCAATGACGGTCACAactcctgcggcggagacgcacggGATCTTGTAGTGCCCACCAGTACCAGGCACAACCTGTGCGTTCGACGCTAGCGTGCGGCTCACGGGGAGGGACTAACATGCAACAAACCTGTCGACAAGAAATGCACCAGGAGTTCCTCCCACACGCTTTTGCTTCAGCACTTGACAGCGAGGGTTGGCGTAGGGCGTCCTTGTGCGTCGATGGTAGGAATACCGGACCACGACACGATGCTTGGTTAGAGGATGACCCATTTACGGACCGAATAGCGACTCCCAAGTTTCTCCGGCACTCTCATGGAAGTCAAAAACTCAGATTGCACTGGCTGTAGCTTGGGATAGGCTTTCCGCGAATCAAGTGGTCGTCCGTGGCGGTTTTCTGTCCACCCATCATCGGGTGCAAATCGGCAAGCTCAGACACACGTCGCCAAATCAGGCCCTACGTCCGAATTGAGGCTACAAAGGGGCGTACGGTTCTGCCTGGGCTCTGAAATTGTAGGGAACGCCAGAGCCTCCAGCGCTGCCACTAGGCATGAGCAGGACGGGGTGTGGTTTGTGCTCTTCCAAAGCACGAGATCAATGACAATGGCGAATGGCGAACCTGCGACAGGAGCAGTGAAGCGGTGACGCCTAGGATCTGCCAGAAGTTGCCTTGAAATGTGACATCGGAAGAAAGCGTCTAGCAGCGATGCCGCTTGGCCTCTAGGCTTTTAGCGGCCCGACCCCGTGCGCCAGAGCCGCAAAAGCATATGAGACTAGCATTATAGTCTCTGCGTAGTACGCCTACAAAGGATTCGTTTCGTCTCTTGGACGTTAGACAATAATAAGCGGTCAGCACCAGCAGTCCACCTTAGTAGTTCTATCTGAATAGAGGAGAGCAGCACTGGGGGCCTCTGGTCACAGATAGGCATATCGCTGCCAGCTatcttaagcagtccagtggggtaGTGAGGTACTGCagtcataaagaacttggttgtcgGCACCTCACAACGTTAATACCGCTGGCGATTTCATGGCTGTCCCGATCGAACGACAGCTTCCTTCATGAGCCTGAGGATGCGTGGACGAGTTGTGCGACTCCGCGtagcgcgcgagggcgccgcaaTCCTTAATACGAATTTCTGCGCGAGCTCCCTCATTCTCGTGCGTCTCGATGCCGGAAGACTGACAGATCTTCCAATCGAGAGGGAATGTCGTaggcgcgcgagactggAAGCATCAGGCCTAGGCCTTCGCTAGCGTGATTTCTCATAAGCACCTCTTTTCTCAAAATACAGATCTACGCCGCTCCAAATAGGCGCCCGATACAAACAGACTCCGAGATGAAAGTCGCACACGGACGATTCTACCCCCGTACGCCCCTGTTCACCTTTCTGACTCACGGACAGGCTGGcgtacagatatatatgcataaatCTATGCCTATATGTGCACCCATCAGCTGCGGTGGTGCCCATGCTCGCTCTTCCCTTGCTGGGGTGAGAGCAGCGCACATTCCTGTGTGACCAGCTCTCTCAGCCTCGCTCATATGACTGCACGTGCAGTATGACATATTCCGAGTCTTCACGTGCGCGCGATACACACGCGTGTGTCACTACTCACCTTTCCGTTTGCCAGAGGGTGCCTGGCGATCTTCCTCTTTCCTGATTTCGCTTCCATGGAGAGCGCTGACACATCACACAGCGTTGcagggaggaaggagacacagGGGGCGCGCGAACATCTGGTCGTCTCCCGCGGGTTTCGGGAGCTGGTGccgctctttctctccttttgGAGCGAACTTCTCTTTTCGCAGTTCCTTTGCTTTTCGACCTCTGCATCTGAGGCAGTGTGGAATGCGGAGTTTGGCACATTTCATTCCGTTTTGTCAGGCCCCCAGCGGCGTAAAAAACCCGCCAGGGTGCGCTGGCCTCTCGGTGCGACAGCTTGTCCCGCGCGTTCTGAgttttctgcttctttcgcgAGCTCGGAAGACAACACAAGTTTCCCGGTGGAGCTTTTTAAGAGCGAAAGGTCTTCACACACCATGCG is part of the Besnoitia besnoiti strain Bb-Ger1 chromosome XII, whole genome shotgun sequence genome and encodes:
- a CDS encoding hypothetical protein (encoded by transcript BESB_023280), whose protein sequence is MENGTASPVLVPDHRRYASLKSALESPGLLVKNCIGTGSDPPRQSRPAQMASASGCPSETSAHLFAEKSENVPYSTPFVLPGGLISHAFPPANTPRAAPGRPSWGSNPQQETADDVNYTATPRKLLPSLKVVRIAQAGQSLCVSPADAGGLALQTTGWLTSRGISRVPPMPKAQQDASEVADTLLSPRFVPNPAGVLHVSPFPQASAPKLGSGFSLNLPAGHSDRSMQPCSGGRRPQEGTKLKASATAAEEGAGNAPAISPPPRATSFTAVAGLSLVSRPLESDEAIRREVSQLRGSRPSSGGDFIQPVYASPAPFPVAPTGGVASGPKGASSASSEGGNSSCGVIPGNGAERLGPFVYSVSSDRHPVAASGAPSQGAAPCVLPQAGGSSTADPPRLVSPSLEGLCVQYVKGSPLDAEDRPEDVPRPSVELSPAQVPGSLRQPTQGPPASADLPSQSASTPLQPGPNAAGSAPQAASQQGMGVALTALQPPSAGGRRVLRTEAAARLAATGMYRSIHVHVPKPASPPPSVGSGQAAGSSASEADPQSAPAASSGAYRQFLFPFQWAFSALKKENAAPTDAAKGPGRGASGEASSRRVPALHTRSTTCEDPDAESHSRLSSRLSSGKCIGAALGNPAGPTATRDAPAAHSAAKPAAGEESSSVPVGVKVYAKPGASLHPSVAVAAAAAKPAAVTFYTHLTRGSAPPAVVQDGGAAQTKDLREQGPSGADPHISMHVLRVSLCGKRMILEHKGQLMNSRVGGEVRPLTQADTGVRVEEYKDHRQLVFNMNSQELVPFRDLAILAPISQGSFGTVYQAKWQGRIVAVKQAHGALSQEALRSIAREMNSFRSMSTHPYIVKYLGVCLDKACVGIVMEYLPGRSLFDLLYENKVFVGADRRLHLCRQLVQAVHYMHHEKKLVHRDLKTANLIFHEENGLKLCDFGKTRKLEASGKLLLDDNGGSPRYMAPECFAVGALIDEKADIWGLACCLIEIFGGPIPFEEIHSNEGVIDAIMCKKLRPSVPGWFHPAAKELLERCFALSPRDRPSAWEIAKALDGLTPEDLNKFGMNTRRMR